Proteins encoded in a region of the Ruegeria sp. AD91A genome:
- a CDS encoding TRAP transporter large permease — protein sequence MEPIDIGLIVSGGMLVIVVLGMRVAFAAATAGMVGLIWIFWAKFGYDPARFGKAVTVAVKTAGQVPHSKISSQALSLIPTFILIGYLAYYAGLTKALFEAAKRWLAWVPGGLAVSTVFATAGFAAVSGASVATSAVFARIAIPEMLKIGYDKRFAAGVVAAGGTLASLIPPSAILVIYAIIVEQDVGKLLLAGFIPGMFSAVIYGLLIIGMAVVIKDFGPAVSGFTWKERFMSLPPALPILFVVVTIIFFVYNPFGGDAWGTPTEGGAIGAFVVFLMALYQGMRWSELKDALLETAKLSVMIFTIIWGVLVYVRFLGFAELPIAFSDWITSLEMSPMLILICILLAYAVLGMFMDAIGMLLLTLPVVYPAVMALNGGEAVSAADSTFGMSGPMCAIWFGILVVKMAEFCLITPPIGLNCFVVAGVRDDLSVQDVFKGVTPFFLADAATIAMLVAFPAIVLWLPGQV from the coding sequence ATGGAACCCATTGATATTGGTCTGATCGTCTCGGGCGGTATGCTTGTTATTGTGGTGTTGGGGATGCGCGTGGCCTTTGCCGCCGCGACAGCTGGCATGGTTGGTCTGATCTGGATCTTCTGGGCCAAGTTTGGGTACGACCCGGCGCGTTTCGGCAAGGCTGTGACTGTGGCCGTCAAAACAGCGGGGCAGGTGCCGCACTCCAAGATTTCAAGCCAGGCGTTGAGCCTTATCCCGACCTTTATCCTGATTGGCTACCTTGCCTACTACGCGGGCCTGACCAAAGCACTGTTCGAAGCCGCGAAGCGTTGGCTGGCATGGGTCCCGGGCGGGTTGGCGGTTTCGACTGTCTTCGCGACCGCCGGGTTCGCTGCAGTGTCCGGAGCCTCGGTTGCCACATCCGCCGTTTTCGCTCGCATCGCCATCCCCGAGATGCTGAAGATCGGCTATGACAAACGCTTTGCTGCGGGTGTCGTGGCGGCAGGCGGTACGCTGGCCTCGCTCATCCCTCCCTCGGCCATTCTGGTCATCTACGCGATCATTGTGGAACAGGACGTGGGCAAACTGCTGTTAGCCGGATTCATCCCGGGCATGTTCTCGGCTGTGATCTATGGTTTGCTGATCATTGGTATGGCCGTCGTGATCAAAGACTTTGGTCCCGCAGTCTCAGGCTTTACATGGAAAGAGCGTTTCATGTCTCTTCCGCCCGCACTGCCTATCTTGTTTGTCGTCGTTACCATCATCTTCTTTGTCTACAACCCATTCGGAGGCGATGCTTGGGGCACGCCAACCGAGGGTGGCGCAATCGGTGCCTTCGTTGTCTTTCTGATGGCGCTATATCAGGGCATGCGCTGGTCCGAACTTAAAGACGCGTTGCTGGAGACGGCCAAGCTGAGCGTCATGATCTTTACCATCATCTGGGGCGTGTTGGTTTACGTTCGGTTCTTGGGTTTTGCAGAGTTGCCCATCGCGTTCTCCGACTGGATCACCTCGCTCGAGATGTCGCCAATGCTGATCCTGATCTGCATCCTTCTGGCTTATGCCGTTCTGGGCATGTTCATGGATGCGATTGGAATGTTGTTGCTGACGTTGCCGGTTGTTTATCCCGCGGTTATGGCGCTGAATGGTGGCGAGGCCGTAAGCGCAGCTGACAGTACCTTCGGTATGTCTGGACCGATGTGTGCCATTTGGTTCGGTATTCTGGTCGTAAAAATGGCCGAGTTCTGTCTGATTACCCCACCCATCGGGCTGAATTGCTTTGTAGTGGCTGGCGTGCGTGATGACCTAAGCGTTCAGGATGTTTTTAAAGGTGTAACGCCTTTCTTTCTCGCGGATGCTGCGACCATTGCGATGCTTGTTGCTTTCCCTGCTATCGTTCTGTGGCTTCCCGGACAGGTTTGA
- a CDS encoding TRAP transporter small permease subunit: MAGSSLVLSDDSRLSILDQHLYKLESFLALISGLAVFSLMVMAVVSVGGRNFANAPLPGYVDWIEQAMPLIAFMGISYAQRDGGHIRMDMVVGALRGRTLYIVEFVTTTVILALIVLLIWGSWAHFARSFDFGAPLWSRDSSIDIGIPLWPAKLLAPVAFSVLCLRLALQIWAYGRAIRHPDQAPIAVPLIADAATQAAMEAEHVSGHDN; this comes from the coding sequence ATGGCCGGGTCATCCCTGGTGCTGTCCGACGACAGCCGTCTCAGCATTCTCGATCAACATCTCTACAAACTGGAAAGCTTTCTGGCCCTGATCAGCGGCCTCGCAGTTTTCTCGCTGATGGTCATGGCCGTAGTCTCCGTTGGTGGTCGGAATTTCGCCAATGCGCCACTTCCCGGTTACGTTGACTGGATCGAGCAGGCCATGCCGTTGATCGCCTTCATGGGGATTTCCTATGCGCAGCGTGATGGCGGTCATATCCGAATGGACATGGTTGTTGGAGCGCTTAGAGGCCGGACGCTCTATATCGTTGAGTTCGTCACAACCACTGTCATTCTGGCGCTGATCGTCTTGCTGATTTGGGGGAGCTGGGCGCATTTCGCACGCAGCTTTGACTTTGGTGCTCCACTCTGGAGCCGCGACAGCTCCATCGACATAGGTATCCCGCTGTGGCCCGCAAAGCTGTTGGCCCCCGTCGCCTTTAGCGTGCTTTGCCTAAGGCTTGCTCTACAGATCTGGGCCTACGGTCGCGCGATCAGGCACCCGGATCAGGCACCTATTGCCGTCCCGCTAATAGCCGATGCAGCCACTCAAGCTGCAATGGAAGCCGAGCACGTCTCGGGCCACGACAACTGA
- the dctP gene encoding TRAP transporter substrate-binding protein DctP, whose product MRKHLNRAAIAALSLTVASEALAVEWNVSLWGKRRAFTEHVEKLAELVNEKTGGEFTLNISYGGLSKNKENLDGISIGAFEMAQFCAGYHRDKNPSITVLELPFLGVTSLDQEVDLSMAVYQHPAVVEDLARWDATLLMPSPLPQYNLVGVGEAPKSLTDFEGLSVRATGGIGKAMETVGAVPTSMSASEVRQAMDSGIVKAVSFAPHAHMSFGTIENGTWWTTNLNPGTVNCPVVVNTLALEDLSDEHREALLGSVDEALDHYVSHYQTKTMEAWGPELDQRGIERVTFSDEEIAAFREAAAAPAAEAWIAENTQRGLPAQELYDLVTGKIANGS is encoded by the coding sequence ATGCGCAAACATCTTAACCGGGCGGCCATTGCCGCCCTGTCGCTGACCGTTGCATCCGAAGCACTGGCTGTCGAATGGAACGTTTCCCTGTGGGGCAAACGTCGCGCCTTTACCGAACACGTCGAGAAACTTGCCGAATTGGTGAACGAAAAGACGGGCGGCGAATTCACACTCAACATCAGCTATGGCGGTCTGTCGAAGAACAAAGAAAATCTTGATGGGATTTCGATCGGTGCGTTTGAAATGGCCCAGTTCTGCGCTGGCTATCATCGCGACAAAAACCCCTCGATCACCGTTCTGGAACTGCCGTTTCTGGGTGTGACATCGCTGGACCAAGAGGTTGACCTGTCGATGGCTGTCTACCAACACCCTGCCGTTGTCGAGGATCTGGCCCGCTGGGATGCTACGCTCCTGATGCCGTCGCCGCTGCCGCAGTACAACCTTGTCGGCGTTGGTGAAGCACCCAAATCCCTAACCGATTTCGAAGGTCTGAGCGTTCGGGCGACTGGCGGCATCGGTAAAGCGATGGAGACGGTTGGAGCAGTTCCGACCTCGATGTCTGCATCCGAAGTGCGTCAGGCAATGGACAGCGGCATCGTCAAAGCGGTCAGCTTTGCGCCACACGCGCATATGTCCTTTGGCACCATTGAAAATGGCACGTGGTGGACGACGAACCTCAATCCCGGCACCGTCAACTGCCCTGTCGTGGTGAACACGCTGGCACTGGAAGATCTATCTGACGAACACCGCGAAGCTCTGCTGGGATCGGTGGATGAGGCATTGGATCACTACGTGAGCCACTACCAGACCAAAACGATGGAAGCGTGGGGCCCTGAGTTGGATCAACGCGGCATCGAACGGGTCACTTTCAGCGACGAAGAAATCGCAGCGTTCAGAGAAGCCGCTGCCGCCCCCGCGGCCGAGGCCTGGATTGCAGAAAACACCCAGCGTGGCCTACCAGCACAAGAACTCTATGACCTTGTGACTGGGAAGATCGCAAACGGCAGCTAA
- a CDS encoding sigma-54 dependent transcriptional regulator, whose protein sequence is MTQRQPFKVLVVDDDKSLRQSLVELLEAADWTVSALPRATQVTEHLANASPDVILSDVRMPGMSGLELLATLDRQVAPPVVLISAHGDIPMAVQAIQDGAYGFIEKPYEPRRLLTVLRHAAEQNRMRRINARLKDRLFKLSGLDRILLGQTDAITDLRQDVLDLADTSVAVLLQGDTGTGKELVAHALHDLGRSPEAPFLALNCAALSADTFEAEMFGVAGESDGRLVAASGGTLFLDEICSCTPAAQAKLLRVIEDQQVLPVGAVSPVPVSFRVVSATNEDVVLAAAEGRLRQDLLFRLNTVVLSLPPLRQRRDDLVLLATHFLNEYAQVYEIDSPELDQDDLAALLAHDWPGNVRELRHVCERRILAARRGGGSVVQAIQSDQNFDEVPDTLREAVAAFERELIGKAIKAHKGRMDAAAEALGIGRRTLNEKIVKLGLDKEALL, encoded by the coding sequence ATGACCCAGCGGCAACCGTTTAAAGTTCTGGTCGTTGATGATGACAAATCTCTGCGACAATCTCTTGTCGAATTGCTCGAAGCCGCCGACTGGACTGTCAGCGCCTTGCCACGTGCGACCCAGGTGACGGAACATCTGGCCAACGCCTCGCCCGATGTCATTTTGTCGGATGTGCGTATGCCCGGCATGTCGGGACTTGAATTGCTGGCCACCCTGGACAGGCAAGTGGCACCTCCGGTGGTATTGATTTCGGCACATGGTGACATCCCGATGGCGGTTCAGGCTATACAGGACGGGGCGTATGGGTTCATCGAAAAGCCATATGAGCCACGGCGATTGCTTACGGTGCTGAGGCACGCGGCTGAACAAAACCGAATGCGAAGAATCAATGCCCGCCTCAAAGACCGGCTGTTCAAACTGTCAGGCCTTGACCGCATCCTGCTGGGCCAAACAGACGCCATCACAGACTTGCGACAAGATGTACTTGATCTTGCTGATACCTCGGTTGCGGTTTTGTTGCAGGGGGATACGGGCACCGGGAAAGAGCTGGTTGCTCATGCTTTACATGATTTGGGCCGCTCGCCGGAGGCACCGTTTTTAGCGCTGAATTGCGCCGCGTTGTCGGCCGATACGTTTGAAGCGGAAATGTTCGGCGTCGCAGGTGAATCCGACGGAAGGCTTGTGGCGGCATCGGGCGGGACCTTGTTTCTGGATGAAATCTGCTCATGCACGCCTGCAGCGCAGGCCAAGCTGTTAAGGGTCATCGAAGATCAGCAGGTGCTGCCGGTGGGGGCTGTGTCGCCAGTGCCAGTAAGCTTCAGGGTCGTGTCAGCAACCAACGAAGATGTTGTACTGGCAGCCGCGGAAGGTCGCCTGCGTCAGGACCTTTTGTTTCGATTGAATACCGTTGTCCTGTCTTTACCTCCTTTGCGTCAAAGACGGGATGATCTTGTTCTGTTGGCAACGCATTTCCTGAACGAATACGCGCAGGTTTATGAGATAGACTCGCCAGAACTCGATCAGGACGATTTGGCCGCTCTGCTAGCACATGACTGGCCCGGGAATGTACGTGAATTGCGCCATGTCTGCGAACGGCGCATTTTGGCGGCCCGACGCGGAGGAGGGTCGGTGGTGCAGGCTATCCAAAGCGATCAGAACTTCGATGAAGTGCCGGATACGCTGCGCGAAGCGGTTGCCGCTTTTGAACGCGAGCTCATCGGCAAAGCCATAAAGGCGCATAAAGGCCGTATGGATGCCGCCGCCGAAGCGCTTGGGATTGGCCGCCGGACACTCAACGAAAAGATCGTCAAACTCGGTCTCGATAAAGAGGCGCTGTTGTAG
- a CDS encoding ATP-binding protein, with translation MEKAGKGSYRQSTPTAENADSEPISVILVSCCARAKCDRCCWRRKSNSVTRLKTGRSFTTQQCLTLTPSVWDRLSQATMFLSYGIKGCLMRSSSHIAILVTAVVASTGLYLSSYRYFLSEELSKAQGRLSLYQSSVTAELERFSHLTYVMAQDPFVIGTAQGDSTGILNQRFEDFAAQAGLDAIYLMDRNGITISASNYREAGSFVGQNYAFRPYFQMALSGDQGRFYAIGTTTGLPGYFIANAVRGEAGKPAGVVAIKIDFSNLQESWKNSGEQVLLANEDGVVLLSSNSDWQYRAMTPLSETQQERIRDARQFPGQDLDVLDWVELPGDQARIAGTKRLHLAATDLPHGWSLHYFASDDQAVARSWLVTAVFVLLAGLAFIFFQIQRARRVSAALERSEEEEAKLREANERLAIEIDDRKKAERSLKRTQGELERASRLAALGQLSASVTHELGQPIAAMRNHLVAEEISSSGESKLPQKIGSLVDRMEGITRQLRFFARSESEAFDDVDLCTSVNAALALVAPNIEQGKVKISVDAPTDPVFIRGSALRIEQVITNLLRNAIDATDEADAPEIQIAIMASDDEAVLEIQDNGHGLGEATLAELQEPFVTTKESGRGMGLGLAISTSIVKDHDGTMTARNRDGGGTVFRVTFPMASITEETNE, from the coding sequence TTGGAAAAGGCAGGTAAGGGCTCTTACCGCCAATCGACGCCCACCGCAGAGAATGCCGACAGTGAGCCCATTTCAGTCATATTAGTTTCATGCTGCGCGCGTGCAAAGTGCGACAGATGTTGCTGGCGCAGAAAATCAAACTCCGTAACGCGGCTGAAAACTGGCCGTTCATTCACAACGCAGCAGTGTCTTACGCTCACGCCCAGCGTGTGGGATAGACTATCCCAAGCTACTATGTTCCTATCTTATGGGATCAAAGGGTGCTTAATGCGGTCATCGTCACATATTGCGATCCTGGTTACTGCAGTTGTCGCCAGCACCGGCCTTTACCTGTCATCTTACAGGTATTTCCTTTCGGAAGAGCTTTCGAAAGCACAGGGACGGCTTTCTCTTTATCAAAGTTCGGTCACCGCTGAGCTGGAGCGCTTTTCGCATCTCACATACGTAATGGCGCAAGACCCATTTGTAATCGGAACTGCGCAAGGTGACAGTACCGGAATTCTCAATCAGAGATTCGAGGATTTTGCAGCGCAAGCAGGCCTGGACGCGATTTATCTGATGGATCGGAATGGTATAACGATATCGGCTTCCAACTACCGTGAGGCCGGAAGTTTTGTAGGACAGAATTACGCGTTCCGCCCATATTTCCAAATGGCTCTCTCCGGCGACCAGGGGCGGTTTTACGCGATAGGGACAACAACAGGATTGCCGGGTTATTTCATTGCCAATGCGGTGCGTGGCGAAGCAGGAAAACCAGCTGGCGTCGTTGCTATTAAGATTGATTTTTCCAACCTTCAGGAAAGCTGGAAAAACTCGGGCGAGCAGGTTCTTTTGGCCAATGAAGACGGCGTCGTTTTGCTTTCTTCGAACTCGGATTGGCAATATCGCGCGATGACGCCATTGTCAGAAACTCAGCAAGAACGGATTCGAGATGCCAGGCAGTTTCCGGGGCAAGACTTAGATGTGTTGGATTGGGTTGAGTTGCCGGGAGATCAGGCCAGAATTGCTGGTACAAAGCGCCTGCACCTTGCAGCTACGGATTTACCCCATGGCTGGTCGCTTCACTATTTTGCAAGTGACGATCAGGCCGTAGCACGTAGTTGGCTTGTAACTGCAGTCTTTGTCCTTTTGGCGGGGCTCGCATTTATCTTTTTCCAGATACAACGCGCAAGGCGCGTAAGCGCGGCCTTGGAGCGGTCGGAAGAGGAAGAAGCAAAGCTGCGGGAGGCAAATGAAAGGCTCGCTATCGAAATCGACGACCGCAAGAAAGCCGAGCGGAGCCTCAAACGCACCCAAGGCGAGTTGGAGCGCGCAAGCCGATTGGCGGCTCTGGGGCAATTATCCGCGTCGGTCACGCATGAACTGGGCCAGCCCATCGCTGCGATGCGCAATCACCTGGTGGCAGAAGAGATCTCATCTTCCGGTGAGTCCAAGCTGCCGCAAAAAATTGGAAGTCTAGTCGACAGGATGGAAGGGATCACGCGCCAATTGCGGTTCTTCGCGCGCTCAGAGAGTGAGGCGTTTGACGACGTAGACTTATGCACTTCGGTCAATGCCGCTTTGGCTCTGGTTGCGCCAAACATCGAGCAGGGCAAAGTGAAAATCTCAGTTGATGCGCCGACCGATCCGGTCTTTATCCGGGGCAGTGCCCTGCGGATCGAACAGGTCATCACCAATCTTTTGCGCAATGCCATAGATGCAACGGATGAAGCGGATGCGCCTGAAATTCAAATCGCTATCATGGCATCTGATGATGAGGCAGTGTTGGAAATTCAGGACAACGGTCACGGGTTGGGCGAGGCAACGCTGGCTGAGTTGCAAGAGCCATTTGTAACCACAAAAGAGAGCGGGCGAGGCATGGGCTTGGGACTGGCCATTTCCACCAGCATTGTCAAAGATCACGATGGCACGATGACGGCCCGAAATCGTGATGGCGGCGGAACAGTTTTTCGTGTCACCTTCCCGATGGCCTCTATTACTGAAGAAACGAACGAATGA
- a CDS encoding DMT family transporter yields MNQLTSAKRNAIPYALAVVGVLFASICFGLVPYFSRGLTDQGLAPYAVAFYRYILAAVVLLPALVMHRSKWREIVWGMVAGAVMGLGWVGYVTALETVPASTVGVLYMTYPVFTIAIAWALFGDQPTRRSLIAAGLIVVAAISAGSPASVPPDQIPILLVSLAAPFGFGFGICVLVHRLSRIAPLARMASVSLGSVIGLAPLILSSEVGEILPESGDDWFLVVGFGLVTALIPQLIYTICSPIIGAARTAVVGSIELPTMFAVGVLAFGEVITGVQALACALVLGAIALTQSRSIQTVTTVISKEP; encoded by the coding sequence ATGAACCAACTAACCTCAGCCAAGCGGAACGCCATACCCTATGCCCTTGCGGTCGTTGGTGTGCTTTTTGCATCCATCTGTTTTGGCCTTGTACCCTACTTTAGCCGTGGGCTCACCGATCAGGGCCTCGCTCCCTATGCGGTTGCCTTTTATCGGTACATCTTGGCAGCGGTTGTCCTTTTGCCCGCACTTGTAATGCATCGCTCGAAGTGGCGGGAAATCGTCTGGGGCATGGTTGCAGGCGCAGTGATGGGTCTTGGCTGGGTCGGCTATGTTACCGCTCTTGAGACTGTTCCTGCATCGACGGTTGGTGTTCTCTACATGACCTATCCGGTGTTTACGATTGCTATCGCATGGGCGCTTTTTGGTGATCAACCAACACGGCGTAGCCTTATTGCGGCTGGATTGATCGTTGTTGCTGCGATATCCGCAGGTTCTCCGGCATCTGTGCCTCCAGACCAAATTCCAATCCTGCTCGTCTCATTAGCGGCACCTTTCGGTTTTGGCTTCGGCATATGTGTTCTCGTGCACCGCCTGTCACGTATTGCGCCTTTAGCCAGAATGGCGTCAGTCTCGCTTGGGTCAGTCATTGGCCTTGCCCCTCTCATTCTTTCATCCGAGGTCGGCGAAATCCTACCAGAAAGTGGGGACGACTGGTTTCTAGTTGTCGGATTTGGCCTTGTAACGGCGCTTATTCCGCAACTGATTTACACGATCTGCTCGCCTATTATTGGGGCAGCGCGCACTGCTGTAGTTGGAAGTATTGAACTACCCACGATGTTTGCTGTTGGCGTTCTTGCATTCGGTGAAGTAATCACGGGTGTACAGGCACTGGCCTGCGCGCTGGTTTTGGGTGCGATAGCTCTCACTCAAAGTCGGTCAATTCAAACTGTGACGACCGTGATCAGCAAGGAGCCTTAG
- a CDS encoding nuclear transport factor 2 family protein: MTQRIAHHPGEIADCVSAYLQEGDLDGITSMFHPDCQIFFPPDQPPLTGLEGARKAFEGFLDIRPQIKSEVFCEAISGDVALLRANWRVIAPDGNVMAEGQSTEVAKKLENGGWGYLIDCPNGPPSLA, translated from the coding sequence ATGACACAACGTATCGCCCATCACCCCGGTGAAATCGCTGATTGCGTCAGCGCTTATTTGCAAGAAGGTGATCTGGATGGCATCACCTCAATGTTCCATCCAGATTGCCAGATCTTCTTTCCACCCGACCAGCCGCCCCTGACAGGGTTGGAAGGGGCTCGCAAAGCCTTTGAAGGATTCTTGGACATCCGCCCTCAGATCAAAAGCGAGGTGTTCTGCGAGGCCATTAGTGGCGATGTCGCTCTGCTGCGCGCAAACTGGCGCGTTATTGCCCCGGACGGTAATGTGATGGCCGAAGGCCAATCCACCGAAGTTGCCAAAAAGCTGGAAAACGGCGGTTGGGGGTATCTGATCGACTGCCCTAACGGTCCTCCAAGCCTTGCCTGA
- a CDS encoding DUF4440 domain-containing protein yields MTEREEIQAAIGEWNNGLDSGDTERMVASCHPDVMTVNERQPVTIGTQAIRDKYNPRIAAAEITSGYDIEDLQVYGDTAIVSGRFYGTMKMRDTGEVKKPEGRLVLGYKRDENGAWKMFLDIDNNGPA; encoded by the coding sequence ATGACCGAACGTGAAGAAATCCAAGCCGCCATCGGCGAATGGAACAATGGCCTTGACAGTGGTGACACCGAACGGATGGTGGCTTCATGCCATCCTGATGTGATGACGGTGAACGAACGCCAGCCCGTAACAATCGGCACGCAAGCGATTCGCGACAAATACAACCCGCGTATTGCCGCCGCAGAAATCACCTCTGGTTATGACATCGAAGATCTGCAGGTCTACGGTGACACAGCCATCGTGTCCGGCCGTTTCTACGGCACGATGAAGATGCGCGACACAGGCGAGGTCAAGAAGCCTGAGGGCCGCTTGGTGCTTGGGTACAAGCGCGACGAAAACGGAGCGTGGAAGATGTTCCTCGACATCGACAACAACGGCCCGGCCTAG
- a CDS encoding LysR family transcriptional regulator, giving the protein MARSSFGDIRVFVEVARRGGFRAAAEHLQQAPASVSEAIQRFEDRLGVRLFERSSRSVVLTPVGEQFYVKSLPAILDLEGALDDIHAQKDEVAGTLRLSAPYSAGPFFLDDLVARFAAAFPTVDVEVIYDDQKVDLLTSGVDAAIRSSTLLGPDTHAVSVGPELEMTIVALAEYLAQKGTPDHPRDILDHDAICYAFGSGDNLAAWGFNGPEGIYTIQPKPRMVANDMRSLLAYAKQGLGLAYLYREIAVPHLEEGGLTEVLSGQVGQLPRYSLNYRSKRNMTRRLRAFVDMAKASGKAA; this is encoded by the coding sequence ATGGCCCGTAGTAGCTTTGGTGACATTCGTGTATTTGTCGAAGTCGCGCGCCGTGGTGGTTTCCGCGCGGCGGCCGAGCATCTTCAGCAAGCTCCGGCGTCGGTTAGTGAGGCAATCCAACGTTTTGAAGACCGTCTGGGCGTGCGGCTGTTTGAACGTTCATCACGGTCCGTCGTGCTGACACCGGTAGGCGAACAGTTCTATGTAAAAAGCCTGCCCGCCATACTTGATCTGGAAGGCGCGCTGGATGACATCCACGCGCAGAAAGATGAGGTCGCAGGCACCTTGAGGCTTTCGGCCCCTTACAGCGCTGGCCCCTTCTTTCTGGATGATCTGGTCGCGCGTTTCGCGGCTGCATTTCCAACGGTCGATGTCGAAGTGATCTATGATGATCAGAAGGTCGATCTTCTGACGTCAGGCGTCGATGCCGCCATCCGTTCAAGCACGCTACTCGGGCCAGATACTCATGCTGTTTCTGTTGGGCCAGAGCTGGAGATGACCATCGTCGCTTTGGCTGAGTACCTTGCGCAGAAGGGGACACCCGACCATCCGCGGGATATCCTAGATCACGATGCAATCTGTTATGCTTTTGGCTCGGGTGATAATCTGGCCGCGTGGGGGTTCAACGGGCCAGAGGGTATTTACACGATACAGCCAAAACCGCGTATGGTGGCAAACGATATGCGGTCGCTTCTTGCCTATGCAAAGCAAGGGCTTGGTCTTGCATATCTTTACAGAGAAATAGCTGTGCCTCATTTGGAAGAGGGTGGCCTGACCGAAGTTCTTAGCGGCCAAGTGGGACAGCTTCCGCGCTATTCTTTGAATTACCGCAGTAAGCGTAATATGACACGACGGCTCAGAGCGTTTGTCGATATGGCAAAAGCGTCTGGCAAGGCGGCGTAG
- a CDS encoding LysR family transcriptional regulator → MDKIDRMRAFALVAKNASFTIAAQRMGRSARLVSKYVADLENALGVQLLNRTTRSVSLTDAGATYLTLCEPLLDGFDELEERVRHDQASLRGAIHISAPTGFGALRLTPSLAKFAAKHPNVELNLQFSDRRVSIIEEGFDLAIRIGPMRDSSLKVRQLGRMPLVVCASTAYLEQAGTPNHPRALATHECILDGNMTEPTVWRFNINGQEEAVSVSGRFRMNAPAAAARLAATGAAIARCPAYTVADAFRSGDLVELFAEHRVSPYTVAALFPQNRRLTTRVRALIDHLSGDAALCSDSVATLPG, encoded by the coding sequence ATGGATAAAATTGACCGAATGCGGGCGTTTGCGCTTGTCGCCAAGAACGCCTCTTTCACTATTGCCGCGCAACGCATGGGGCGATCTGCGCGTTTGGTCAGCAAATACGTCGCTGACTTGGAAAACGCGCTTGGTGTGCAGCTGCTCAATCGCACCACACGTAGTGTCTCTTTGACAGACGCCGGCGCGACATACCTAACGCTGTGTGAACCTCTTCTTGATGGCTTTGATGAGTTGGAAGAAAGGGTCAGACACGATCAGGCGTCGCTACGTGGTGCGATACACATTTCGGCCCCCACCGGGTTCGGTGCATTGCGGCTAACGCCGTCGCTTGCAAAGTTTGCGGCGAAACACCCCAACGTGGAACTTAATCTGCAATTCTCTGACCGCCGCGTGTCGATCATTGAAGAAGGCTTCGACCTCGCCATCAGGATTGGCCCCATGCGAGACAGCTCACTCAAGGTACGGCAACTGGGCCGCATGCCCTTGGTGGTCTGCGCATCAACTGCCTATCTGGAGCAAGCCGGAACGCCAAACCACCCGCGCGCGCTGGCCACCCATGAGTGTATTCTCGACGGGAACATGACCGAGCCCACCGTCTGGAGGTTCAATATCAATGGCCAGGAAGAGGCTGTCTCAGTCAGCGGACGCTTTCGCATGAACGCGCCCGCAGCCGCAGCCCGGCTCGCCGCAACAGGGGCTGCAATAGCACGTTGCCCCGCCTACACGGTGGCGGACGCCTTCAGGTCCGGTGACTTGGTTGAACTTTTCGCCGAGCACCGGGTCTCGCCATATACTGTTGCCGCGCTCTTCCCGCAGAACAGGCGCCTTACAACGCGGGTGCGCGCGCTTATTGATCATCTCTCAGGCGACGCGGCCTTATGTTCTGACAGCGTCGCGACACTGCCAGGCTGA
- a CDS encoding glutathione S-transferase family protein — protein sequence MSNAVRIHHFAKSGHAHRALVFAKLAGIAHEEVPVDLASGAHKSPEFLAMNPNGQVPVMEDGDVIVSDSNAILVYLARTYAPDWMPSTPVDEANVQRWLTLAAGEIAFGSCAARLITVFDAPLDPVFADSTATKAMQKLEHGLEGRDWLVGDRPTIADVANYSYTAHAPEGNVSLDPYPNVRAWLARFEALPGFQAMPATAVGLVAELGAR from the coding sequence ATGTCAAACGCCGTTCGCATTCACCACTTCGCAAAGTCAGGTCACGCCCATCGTGCCTTGGTTTTTGCGAAGCTCGCCGGGATCGCTCATGAAGAAGTTCCCGTGGATTTGGCAAGTGGTGCGCACAAATCACCGGAGTTTTTGGCCATGAACCCAAACGGACAGGTGCCCGTTATGGAAGATGGCGATGTAATCGTATCGGATTCAAACGCAATTCTGGTCTATCTCGCGCGGACATATGCGCCTGACTGGATGCCAAGCACCCCGGTCGACGAAGCCAATGTTCAGCGCTGGCTGACCCTTGCGGCTGGTGAAATTGCATTCGGGTCTTGTGCCGCACGTCTGATCACCGTTTTTGACGCCCCGCTGGACCCAGTCTTTGCTGATTCCACAGCGACCAAGGCGATGCAAAAGCTGGAACATGGGCTGGAAGGTCGTGATTGGCTGGTTGGCGATCGTCCGACGATCGCTGATGTCGCGAATTATTCCTATACCGCCCATGCGCCTGAGGGGAATGTCTCGCTTGATCCTTACCCGAATGTCCGGGCATGGCTCGCCCGTTTCGAAGCCTTGCCAGGTTTCCAGGCCATGCCAGCGACGGCTGTCGGCCTTGTGGCTGAATTAGGGGCGCGCTGA